From bacterium, one genomic window encodes:
- a CDS encoding CocE/NonD family hydrolase — MRTGSPHGLQPWRVDEVGGMVVEWDRGIRMDDGLVLRADVFRPAALGRYPVILSHGPYAKGLPFPVGYPFQWQRLSAEHSEVLRGSTGRYQNWEVADPEKWVPDGYVCVRVDSRGAGRSPGFLDPFSLRETHDFFLCIEWAGEAPWSSGKVGLLGVSYFAINQWHVASLRPPHLAAMCPWEGAADWYRDMARHGGIASVFWPNWMRKQVITVQHGVGDRGPRDPNTGQPVAGPETLGDDDLAANRADLRRAFLSHPLDDRYYQDRSPVWSRVTVPFLSAANWGGQGLHPRGNFEGFMRAASTDKWLEVHGLEHWTHFYTDYGLALQKRFFDHYLKGVDNGWERQPRVLLQVRHVDRFVPRTEADWPIPRTQWTRFYLDAAAMALSTRARSEAAAIAYGALGEGVTFATAPLDQETEITGPAALTVFASSTTTDADLFVVLRVFAPDGREVDFQGALDPHTPIGNGWLRGSHRRLDPRLSTEWRPYHRHDRAEPLVPGETYELNVEIWPTSLVVPPGHRIALTILGKDFERPGPSLDMPTFANPLRGSGPFLHNDAEDRPAETFGGRITLHTGGAYASYLLLPLIPADAGP, encoded by the coding sequence GTGCGCACGGGGTCACCGCACGGACTGCAACCGTGGCGAGTCGACGAAGTCGGCGGCATGGTCGTCGAGTGGGATCGCGGCATCCGGATGGACGACGGCCTCGTGCTGCGGGCCGACGTGTTCCGTCCGGCCGCGCTCGGCCGCTACCCCGTGATCTTGTCCCACGGCCCCTACGCCAAGGGCCTGCCGTTTCCGGTGGGCTACCCGTTTCAGTGGCAACGCCTCAGCGCGGAGCACTCCGAGGTCCTTCGTGGATCCACCGGGCGGTATCAGAACTGGGAAGTCGCCGACCCCGAAAAGTGGGTACCCGACGGGTACGTCTGCGTTCGCGTCGACTCGCGCGGCGCCGGACGGTCGCCGGGATTCCTGGATCCGTTCTCGCTCCGGGAAACGCACGACTTCTTTCTCTGCATCGAGTGGGCGGGGGAAGCGCCCTGGAGTAGCGGCAAAGTCGGGTTGCTCGGCGTCTCCTACTTTGCCATCAACCAGTGGCACGTCGCGTCCCTGCGCCCCCCGCACCTGGCGGCGATGTGCCCGTGGGAAGGGGCCGCCGACTGGTATCGTGACATGGCCCGCCACGGTGGCATCGCGAGCGTGTTCTGGCCCAACTGGATGCGGAAGCAGGTGATCACCGTGCAACACGGCGTGGGCGACCGCGGACCGCGAGATCCGAACACCGGGCAACCGGTCGCCGGTCCGGAGACGTTGGGCGACGACGACCTGGCCGCGAATCGCGCGGACCTGCGCCGCGCGTTTCTCTCCCATCCGCTCGACGACCGGTACTATCAGGACCGGTCTCCGGTGTGGTCGCGCGTCACGGTCCCGTTCCTCTCAGCGGCGAACTGGGGCGGACAGGGCCTGCATCCTCGTGGGAACTTCGAAGGGTTCATGCGGGCCGCGTCCACGGACAAGTGGCTGGAAGTTCACGGCCTCGAGCACTGGACCCACTTCTACACGGACTACGGCCTGGCGCTGCAAAAGCGATTCTTCGATCACTACCTCAAGGGCGTGGACAACGGCTGGGAGCGTCAGCCCCGGGTGCTCCTGCAGGTCCGGCACGTTGACCGCTTCGTTCCCCGCACGGAGGCGGACTGGCCGATTCCGCGCACCCAATGGACGCGGTTCTATCTCGACGCGGCGGCGATGGCGCTGTCCACGCGCGCCCGGTCCGAGGCCGCCGCGATCGCGTACGGAGCGTTGGGGGAGGGCGTCACCTTCGCCACCGCGCCCCTCGACCAGGAGACCGAAATCACCGGGCCCGCGGCCCTCACGGTGTTCGCATCCTCCACGACGACCGATGCGGATCTGTTCGTGGTGTTGCGCGTGTTCGCGCCCGACGGTCGCGAAGTCGACTTCCAGGGCGCGCTTGATCCTCACACGCCGATCGGGAACGGGTGGCTGCGCGGATCCCACCGTCGGCTCGATCCTCGCCTCTCCACCGAGTGGCGGCCGTATCACCGCCACGATCGCGCCGAGCCACTGGTGCCCGGCGAGACCTACGAGCTCAACGTGGAGATCTGGCCGACGAGCCTCGTGGTGCCCCCGGGGCACCGGATCGCGTTGACGATTCTTGGCAAGGATTTCGAGCGACCCGGGCCGAGCCTCGATATGCCGACGTTCGCGAATCCCCTTCGCGGCTCCGGTCCGTTCCTCCACAACGACGCCGAAGACCGTCCGGCCGAAACGTTCGGCGGACGCATCACGCTCCACACCGGCGGCGCCTACGCTTCCTATCTCCTCCTCCCGCTCATTCCGGCCGATGCGGGCCCGTAG
- a CDS encoding TIGR00730 family Rossman fold protein, with the protein MQRLCVFCASSPGHNERYRVAARALGRLLAARRIGLVYGGACVGLMGELADAALEAGGDVIGVIPRALVDQEIAHPGVRDLRIVTSMHERKATMAGLADGFVALPGGSGTLDEFFEMWTWGQLGLHRKPTGLLDVDGFYRPLTALIERMVREGFLSERHRDALIVETEPERLVERFREYVAPPPKWTPAASDRGTPGPAAG; encoded by the coding sequence ATGCAACGCCTCTGCGTGTTCTGCGCGTCCAGCCCCGGACACAACGAGCGATACCGCGTTGCGGCGCGAGCGCTCGGTCGGCTCCTCGCGGCGCGCCGGATCGGTCTCGTCTACGGCGGCGCGTGCGTCGGCCTGATGGGCGAGCTCGCGGACGCGGCCCTCGAGGCCGGCGGAGACGTGATCGGCGTCATCCCGCGGGCGCTCGTGGATCAGGAGATCGCGCACCCCGGCGTCAGGGACCTGCGAATCGTGACCTCGATGCACGAGCGTAAGGCGACGATGGCCGGCCTCGCCGACGGCTTCGTCGCGTTGCCGGGCGGCTCGGGCACGCTCGATGAGTTCTTCGAGATGTGGACGTGGGGACAACTCGGCCTGCACCGGAAGCCGACGGGGCTCCTGGACGTGGATGGCTTCTACCGGCCGCTCACCGCACTGATCGAGCGCATGGTGCGGGAAGGCTTTCTGAGCGAACGCCACCGGGACGCGTTGATCGTGGAGACCGAGCCGGAGCGCCTGGTCGAGCGCTTCCGCGAGTATGTCGCGCCGCCGCCGAAATGGACCCCGGCGGCGTCCGACCGGGGCACCCCCGGCCCCGCAGCGGGGTGA
- a CDS encoding phosphomannomutase/phosphoglucomutase codes for MNPRIFRECDVRGVVGRDFDAADAVRIGRAFGTYVRRQGGDVRVVVGHDGRTTSPALYAAMVHGLTAAGCDVTAIGLCLTPMMYFAMPYVGADAGVMVTASHNPPLFNGFKLAHGAGTLHGEQVLEVRDVAERGTFASGAGRVRLEDVRDAYVAGLREKIVLGPRRLRVAVDCGNGTAGLFAPDILLGWGCDVVTLHCGLDPRFPHHDPDPADPRNLAALSAEVRRVDADLGIGFDGDGDRLGAVDDRGEIVWGDLLMALFWREVLAAHPGVVALVEVKCSQALIDEIRRLGGRPEFTRTGHSLVKARMREVGALFAGEMSGHMFFADEHDGYDDALYAAGRLLRMLSRTERALSSLTAEIPGYHTTPEIRVACPDERKFEIVAALTRGLRGRYEVIEVDGARVLFPDGWGLVRASNTQPALVIRAEAATSQGLERAKAVLEGALRDYPEVAPVAWQSAAVAAN; via the coding sequence GTGAACCCGCGCATCTTTCGCGAGTGCGACGTTCGCGGTGTCGTCGGCCGTGACTTCGACGCCGCAGACGCGGTGCGGATCGGTCGCGCATTCGGGACGTACGTCCGGCGGCAGGGCGGCGACGTCCGGGTGGTCGTCGGGCACGACGGCCGCACGACCTCGCCGGCCCTCTACGCGGCGATGGTGCACGGGTTGACCGCGGCCGGCTGTGATGTGACCGCCATCGGGCTGTGCCTGACGCCGATGATGTACTTCGCGATGCCCTATGTCGGCGCCGACGCCGGCGTGATGGTCACCGCCAGCCACAACCCCCCGCTGTTCAACGGGTTCAAGCTCGCCCACGGCGCCGGCACGCTGCACGGGGAGCAGGTCCTGGAAGTCCGCGACGTCGCGGAGCGCGGCACGTTCGCGAGCGGCGCCGGCCGCGTCCGCCTGGAGGACGTGCGCGACGCCTATGTCGCAGGGCTGCGGGAGAAGATCGTGCTCGGGCCGCGCCGGCTGCGCGTGGCCGTGGACTGCGGCAACGGCACCGCCGGCTTGTTCGCCCCGGACATTTTGCTCGGGTGGGGATGCGACGTCGTCACCCTTCACTGCGGACTCGATCCGCGGTTCCCGCACCACGATCCCGATCCGGCCGACCCCCGCAACCTCGCGGCGCTTTCGGCGGAGGTCCGCCGCGTGGACGCCGATCTGGGGATCGGCTTCGACGGCGACGGCGACCGGCTCGGCGCCGTGGACGATCGCGGGGAGATCGTGTGGGGAGACCTCCTGATGGCGCTGTTCTGGCGCGAAGTGCTCGCGGCGCACCCGGGCGTCGTCGCGCTGGTCGAGGTCAAGTGCTCCCAGGCGTTGATCGACGAGATCCGCCGCCTCGGCGGACGTCCCGAGTTCACGCGGACCGGCCATTCGCTCGTCAAGGCGCGGATGCGCGAAGTCGGCGCCCTGTTCGCCGGCGAGATGTCGGGGCACATGTTCTTCGCCGACGAACACGACGGGTACGACGACGCGCTGTACGCGGCGGGCCGGTTGCTGCGAATGCTCTCGCGTACGGAGCGGGCGCTGTCGTCGCTGACCGCGGAGATCCCCGGGTATCACACCACCCCGGAGATTCGGGTCGCCTGTCCCGACGAGCGGAAGTTCGAGATCGTGGCCGCACTCACGCGCGGGCTGCGCGGACGCTACGAGGTGATCGAGGTCGACGGCGCGCGCGTGCTGTTTCCGGACGGGTGGGGGCTCGTCCGGGCGAGTAACACCCAACCGGCGCTGGTCATCCGCGCCGAGGCCGCCACCTCGCAGGGGCTCGAGCGGGCGAAGGCCGTGCTCGAGGGGGCGTTGCGCGATTACCCTGAGGTGGCCCCGGTGGCGTGGCAGTCCGCCGCGGTCGCCGCGAACTGA
- a CDS encoding HprK-related kinase B: MSELASILHAYPPDADLGLDIAGVALRVRTNAPAVHERLRRYFGAYLAAAAEAGAPEIVLLSGSPVYDPARMVDVPRRARSDRIKEAFYDAPDARVVLKRRTGVVIYVTDSVHYVVGDLDANFNQAVNAVMMVFAKAMLRRGYVMLHASAILGDTGGIAFASSSGSGKSTLALMLVEKRQHLVSNDRLFIRSTPGGAEMVGVPKQPRVNPGTLLRIPRLTRLLPAAERVRYQPLPPEQLWTLEHKHDVDVEAIYGPGTVQLRGWLRAVFLLRWSPSSRGWSVHTLSPDERVGALVPTMKGVGVYDATPPDAAVQQAILRAVCERVSVYEVSGHADLDRLAALVLAGPTLSPATGGS, encoded by the coding sequence ATGAGCGAGCTGGCATCGATCCTTCACGCGTATCCGCCTGACGCGGACCTCGGGCTCGACATCGCCGGTGTGGCCCTGCGCGTGCGCACCAACGCGCCGGCGGTGCACGAGCGGCTGCGCAGGTACTTCGGCGCGTACCTCGCCGCGGCGGCGGAGGCCGGGGCCCCCGAGATCGTCCTCCTCTCGGGATCTCCGGTGTACGACCCGGCCCGGATGGTCGACGTGCCCCGACGTGCACGCAGCGACCGGATCAAAGAAGCGTTCTACGATGCCCCGGACGCGCGGGTGGTGCTCAAACGGCGAACGGGCGTGGTGATCTACGTCACGGACTCCGTCCACTATGTCGTCGGCGACCTCGACGCGAACTTCAACCAGGCCGTCAACGCCGTCATGATGGTGTTTGCGAAGGCGATGCTCCGGCGCGGGTACGTGATGCTGCACGCCTCGGCGATCCTCGGGGACACCGGCGGGATCGCGTTCGCCTCGTCGTCCGGGTCGGGGAAGTCCACTCTCGCCCTCATGCTCGTCGAGAAGCGCCAGCACCTCGTGAGCAACGACCGGCTGTTCATCCGGTCCACGCCGGGGGGGGCCGAGATGGTGGGGGTGCCCAAGCAGCCGCGCGTGAATCCTGGAACCCTGCTCCGCATTCCCCGGCTCACCCGTCTGCTGCCCGCGGCGGAGCGGGTGCGCTACCAGCCGCTCCCGCCGGAGCAGCTGTGGACCCTCGAGCACAAGCACGACGTGGACGTGGAGGCCATCTACGGGCCGGGGACCGTGCAGCTGCGCGGCTGGCTGCGCGCCGTCTTCCTGCTCCGGTGGAGCCCAAGCAGCCGCGGCTGGAGCGTGCACACCCTCTCGCCCGATGAGCGCGTGGGCGCGCTCGTGCCGACGATGAAGGGTGTCGGCGTGTACGATGCGACGCCGCCGGACGCCGCGGTCCAACAGGCGATTCTGCGCGCGGTGTGCGAGCGGGTCTCCGTGTACGAAGTGTCCGGCCACGCGGACCTGGACCGGCTCGCGGCGTTGGTGCTCGCGGGCCCCACGCTCTCCCCGGCCACCGGCGGGTCCTAA
- a CDS encoding ATP-grasp family protein yields MTLRVGVAGIPGAWSTEHLRLALERCGCDAFAFAASDCVVELPDGAVRHDGVDLGGVDAVVVKKLGVTTDPMAPSRVHLLSQLEARGVRVFSPAAAIESVQDRYRMTERLSQGGIPIPRTVVTESVHAAAATVRRWGRAVVKPLFTSKGNGMLMLGAQGPIRLMLRRWQREWKMPFYVQEYVPHAGRDIGVIVLAGEVLGAYYRVAERDVWLTTTAAGGHYEPCVVTAEMAQLAVRAADLFGLTFTGVDLVEGPTGYLMYEVSAFGGFGGLWRTQGIDAAQRYAEHVVRVLTGRSPDERAGIDPSRVSA; encoded by the coding sequence GTGACGCTGCGCGTCGGGGTCGCCGGGATCCCGGGCGCGTGGTCGACCGAGCACCTCCGGCTGGCGCTGGAACGGTGCGGCTGCGACGCGTTCGCGTTCGCCGCATCCGATTGCGTGGTCGAGCTGCCGGACGGCGCGGTCCGGCACGACGGCGTCGATCTGGGCGGGGTCGACGCGGTTGTGGTGAAGAAGCTCGGCGTCACCACCGATCCCATGGCGCCGAGCCGCGTGCACCTGCTGAGTCAGCTCGAGGCGCGCGGGGTGCGCGTGTTCAGCCCGGCCGCGGCGATCGAGAGCGTGCAAGACCGGTATCGGATGACCGAGCGCTTGAGCCAGGGCGGAATCCCGATTCCGCGGACGGTCGTGACCGAGAGCGTGCACGCCGCGGCCGCCACGGTGCGGCGGTGGGGGCGTGCGGTCGTCAAGCCGCTCTTCACGTCGAAGGGCAACGGCATGCTCATGCTCGGCGCGCAGGGGCCGATCCGGCTCATGCTCCGGCGGTGGCAGCGGGAGTGGAAAATGCCGTTCTACGTCCAGGAGTACGTGCCGCACGCCGGCCGGGACATCGGCGTGATCGTCCTGGCCGGGGAGGTGCTGGGCGCGTACTATCGGGTGGCTGAGCGCGACGTCTGGCTCACGACCACCGCGGCGGGCGGGCACTACGAGCCGTGTGTCGTGACCGCCGAGATGGCGCAGCTCGCCGTTCGTGCCGCGGACCTGTTCGGTCTGACGTTTACCGGCGTGGACCTGGTGGAAGGGCCCACCGGGTACCTCATGTACGAGGTGAGCGCGTTCGGCGGGTTTGGAGGATTGTGGCGTACGCAGGGTATTGACGCCGCCCAGCGCTACGCTGAGCACGTCGTTCGGGTGCTGACGGGACGGTCTCCTGATGAGCGAGCTGGCATCGATCCTTCACGCGTATCCGCCTGA
- the phoU gene encoding phosphate signaling complex protein PhoU gives MAQDTLLTGLQGEVTKLGRLVVDQLERALRCYDTRDLTLAEEIIERDDAVDNLNLELEERCFALAATGGLTPDGLRTVRATVKIALNLERIGDAGTHIAKRVRLLVREGIPHVEFRFDELGTCAVVAVTEVVEAVARRDLDLARRACMRESELDTHYVRFLGEARQRMQSEPIAVPYLLHCLTVMKYLEKVADYVLNVGEQAIFLLTGRRLKFSQYQQLGLLLPEAIQADGEFRPYWDGISGAVVARISGPEGNVLYKEGSRRKIQEEEEKLKVWERIPGDLTPRVLGSVTVKDRQALLREFVDSSLLSELYLSDAPRDAKLAATQQVLDAVRQVWQSTLTATPPTVDYVAQILRRLPEAFALHPELRPQVEHGVPLPGGPVRLADLLARAEELEPRLGPAFSVWLHGDFNANNVLYSERTGQIKFIDVHRSRLGDYLQDVSVFLLSMDRRPDLTPAVREDVAAVNAMVEGCARRFAVEHGDAAFERRLLLSLARSCITSVRVITDPAHAETLLHRGVAALQRAVEGS, from the coding sequence GTGGCCCAGGACACACTGCTCACCGGTCTGCAGGGTGAGGTCACAAAGCTTGGGCGGCTCGTTGTTGACCAACTCGAGCGCGCCCTTCGCTGTTATGACACCCGCGATCTGACGCTGGCCGAGGAGATCATCGAGCGCGACGACGCCGTCGACAACCTCAACCTCGAGCTGGAGGAGCGCTGTTTCGCCCTCGCCGCGACCGGGGGCCTGACCCCGGACGGGCTCCGCACCGTCCGCGCGACGGTCAAGATCGCGCTCAACCTGGAGCGGATCGGTGACGCCGGCACGCACATCGCGAAACGCGTGCGGTTGCTGGTGCGCGAGGGCATTCCCCACGTCGAGTTTAGGTTCGACGAACTCGGGACGTGCGCGGTGGTCGCCGTCACCGAAGTCGTGGAAGCGGTGGCCCGGCGCGACCTGGATCTGGCGCGCCGGGCGTGCATGCGGGAGTCCGAGCTGGACACGCACTACGTCCGCTTTCTCGGAGAGGCGCGCCAGCGCATGCAGTCCGAGCCGATCGCGGTGCCGTATCTGCTGCACTGCCTGACCGTAATGAAATACCTTGAGAAGGTGGCCGACTACGTGCTCAACGTCGGTGAGCAGGCGATCTTCCTGCTCACCGGGCGCCGGCTCAAGTTTTCCCAGTACCAGCAGCTCGGCCTCCTTCTGCCCGAAGCCATCCAGGCCGACGGGGAGTTCCGGCCGTACTGGGACGGCATCAGCGGCGCGGTGGTCGCGCGGATCTCCGGCCCCGAAGGGAACGTGCTGTACAAAGAGGGGTCCCGCCGGAAGATCCAGGAAGAGGAGGAAAAGCTCAAGGTCTGGGAGCGGATCCCCGGTGACCTGACCCCGCGCGTCCTCGGCTCGGTGACCGTGAAAGACCGCCAGGCGCTGTTGCGGGAGTTCGTGGACAGCTCGCTGCTCTCGGAGTTGTATCTGTCGGACGCGCCACGGGACGCGAAGCTGGCCGCGACCCAGCAGGTGCTTGACGCCGTGAGGCAGGTTTGGCAAAGTACGCTGACTGCCACGCCCCCGACGGTGGACTACGTCGCGCAGATCCTTCGCCGCCTGCCCGAGGCCTTCGCGCTCCATCCGGAGTTACGGCCCCAGGTGGAGCATGGCGTGCCGCTCCCCGGCGGCCCGGTGCGGCTTGCGGATCTGCTGGCCCGCGCGGAGGAGTTGGAGCCGAGGCTGGGGCCGGCGTTCTCGGTGTGGCTGCACGGGGATTTCAACGCCAACAACGTACTCTACAGCGAGCGCACAGGCCAGATCAAGTTCATCGACGTGCACCGGTCGCGGCTCGGGGATTACCTCCAGGACGTGAGCGTGTTCCTGCTGTCCATGGACCGGCGGCCCGACCTGACCCCGGCCGTCCGCGAGGATGTCGCCGCAGTGAACGCGATGGTCGAGGGATGCGCCCGACGGTTCGCGGTCGAGCATGGGGATGCGGCGTTTGAGCGGCGCCTGCTCCTCAGCCTCGCGCGGTCGTGCATCACTTCGGTCCGGGTCATCACCGATCCGGCCCACGCCGAGACGCTGCTCCACCGGGGAGTGGCGGCGCTGCAGCGGGCGGTGGAGGGGTCGTGA
- a CDS encoding amphi-Trp domain-containing protein: MAKHSERNDKFEFSATLEASQVADYLVRIADGLRRGVVGLAAGERVVRLEPTAMLAFEIEAEGKPEKAAGSIALELSWKPEYASAAEALEITVDPREEGGREPAGTAAHQ, encoded by the coding sequence ATGGCGAAGCACAGTGAGCGGAATGACAAGTTCGAGTTCTCGGCGACCCTCGAGGCGTCGCAGGTGGCGGACTACCTCGTGAGAATCGCAGACGGTCTGCGGCGCGGCGTGGTGGGGCTCGCCGCCGGCGAGCGCGTCGTTCGGCTCGAGCCGACCGCGATGCTCGCGTTTGAGATCGAGGCCGAAGGGAAGCCGGAGAAGGCGGCCGGCAGCATCGCCCTGGAGCTGTCGTGGAAGCCCGAATATGCGTCCGCCGCGGAGGCGTTGGAGATCACCGTCGATCCGCGGGAGGAAGGCGGCCGCGAGCCCGCAGGTACCGCGGCGCACCAATAG
- a CDS encoding PHP-associated domain-containing protein, with translation MKRIDLHTHAKLSKSFPFTTRAVWQFVAQAGRLGLDGVALVEHFHATDYWNIHGALRREFPYRDADGVYEGPQGMRLLAGVELSIREGCDLIVLGRVEQIRALDAGLSEPATTGYRPSFDEAVAVVHRVGAFVIGAHMFRPGKELWRLGRRLAVLDALEFNGKDFSADDRVRAAAREYGVPVVAGSDAHFWAQVGIKATLLPIDEITQASVTSAIREHRAAAESQSYGPLAVQISAAYKRIAKARRARAELAGTYMRPTASSVVSLSEAASRVR, from the coding sequence GTGAAGCGCATCGACCTGCATACACATGCCAAACTTTCCAAGTCATTTCCGTTCACCACCAGGGCGGTATGGCAGTTCGTGGCACAAGCAGGGCGGCTCGGGCTCGACGGTGTGGCGCTTGTGGAGCACTTCCACGCGACCGACTACTGGAACATTCATGGCGCGCTGCGGCGGGAGTTCCCCTACCGGGACGCGGACGGCGTCTACGAGGGGCCTCAGGGGATGCGGTTGCTGGCCGGGGTGGAGCTGAGCATCCGGGAAGGGTGTGATCTGATCGTGCTCGGCCGGGTGGAACAGATTCGGGCTCTCGACGCGGGTCTGTCCGAGCCTGCCACCACGGGATACCGGCCCTCGTTCGACGAGGCGGTCGCGGTCGTGCACCGGGTGGGCGCGTTCGTCATCGGCGCACACATGTTTCGTCCGGGCAAGGAGTTGTGGAGGCTCGGACGGCGGTTGGCGGTGCTCGATGCGCTGGAGTTCAACGGCAAGGACTTTTCGGCGGACGATCGCGTCCGCGCCGCGGCCCGCGAGTACGGGGTGCCGGTGGTCGCCGGGAGCGATGCGCACTTCTGGGCGCAGGTCGGCATCAAGGCGACCCTTCTCCCGATCGATGAGATCACACAGGCGTCCGTGACGTCCGCGATCCGCGAGCACCGCGCCGCAGCGGAGAGCCAGAGCTACGGACCGCTCGCGGTGCAGATCAGCGCGGCCTATAAGCGGATCGCGAAGGCGCGGCGGGCCCGCGCGGAACTCGCGGGGACGTACATGCGCCCCACGGCGTCCAGCGTCGTGAGTCTCTCCGAGGCGGCCAGCCGGGTGCGGTGA